DNA sequence from the Agromyces aureus genome:
GCGACTACCTGCACCGCGGTGCCGCCGGCATCGTGCAGGTGGATGTCGCCCGCATCGGCGGCGTGACCCCCTGGCTCAAGGTCGCGCACCTCGCCGAGGCGTACAACGTGGCCGTATGCCCGCACTTTCTGATGGAACTGCACGTGAGCCTCGTGGCCGCGGTGCCGAACGGCGCATACGTCGAGCACATCCCCCAGCTCCGCGGCATCACGAAGACCGTGCTCGTCGTCGACGACGGCTGGGCGGTCGCGCCGTCGTCGCCGGGCCTCGGCATCGAATGGGATGCCGACGAGATCGACCGGAGGCGAGTCGCATGAGCCGTGGATCCGTTCGTGCGACCAGCCTGATCAGCGACAACCGCGTCGGGCTCCTCCTGCTCATCGTCGTGCTCGTGGCCCTCATCGGCAGCCTCAAGCCCATGTTCTTCTCGCCCGCCTTCGTGATCGGCCCGATGCTCACGAGCATCGCCATCTTCACGGTCGTCGGGCTCGCGCAGATGGTCGTGCTCTCGGTCGGCCAGATGAACCTCGCCGTCGGCGGCATGGCCGCGATCGGCGCGATGGGCTCGGCGATGATCTTCCAGGCGTTCGACGTCCCGCTCATCGTCGGCATCCTCGTGGGCCTCGCATTCGGCGGCGCCGTCGGGGCGCTCTGCGGCGTGCTGATCGCCTACGCGGGGGTCAACTCCTTCGTGGTGACCCTGGCCATGAGCTTCGCGCTCCTCGGCCTCGTCCCCGCCGTCTACTCATGGGTGAGCACGGGCAACGCGATCACCGTGCAGACGCCGGGTCTCGCCGAGCTCGGCCGCTCGAAGCTCTCCGACCTCTGCCTCGGCGACGTGTGCGGGCCAGACGGCATTCCGCTCATCCTCTTCGTCGCCCTCGCGGCGATGATCGTGATCGGGCTCCTCTTCGCCAGGTCGCGCGTCGGCCGCGAGATCCTCCTGACGGGATCGAACGACCGAGCCGCGCTGCTCTCCGCGATCCCGGTGCCACGTCGCATCATCACCGTGCACACCCTCTCGGGCGCGCTCGCGGCACTCGCGGGGTTCATGCTCGGAGCCAGCACCGGGTCGTTCACCCCCGGCATCGGCCAGGAGTTCATGCTGCAGTCCTTCCTCGGCCCGATCCTCGGCGGCACGCTGCTCGCCGGAGGGTATGTCTCGGTGATCGGCACCTTCCTCGGCATCACGCTCACGGTCGTGATCCGCCAGGGCCTCCTGCTGTTCGGCGTCGGCATCGAGGGG
Encoded proteins:
- a CDS encoding ABC transporter permease, producing the protein MSRGSVRATSLISDNRVGLLLLIVVLVALIGSLKPMFFSPAFVIGPMLTSIAIFTVVGLAQMVVLSVGQMNLAVGGMAAIGAMGSAMIFQAFDVPLIVGILVGLAFGGAVGALCGVLIAYAGVNSFVVTLAMSFALLGLVPAVYSWVSTGNAITVQTPGLAELGRSKLSDLCLGDVCGPDGIPLILFVALAAMIVIGLLFARSRVGREILLTGSNDRAALLSAIPVPRRIITVHTLSGALAALAGFMLGASTGSFTPGIGQEFMLQSFLGPILGGTLLAGGYVSVIGTFLGITLTVVIRQGLLLFGVGIEGLNILLGTILLIALSADRIRSVTGARSRLRSARADTTVKTEEKAVVS